In a genomic window of Salegentibacter salegens:
- a CDS encoding pyrophosphohydrolase domain-containing protein, translated as MKKRLAAVKEFHKIFKLGIAENLRASLGAEKNRLRYELMKEENEEYLEAANNGDLTEVADALGDMLYVLCGTIIEHGLEHKIEAVFDEIQHSNMSKLDGNGNPMYNENGKVIKGPDYVRPNIAKVLKD; from the coding sequence ATGAAAAAAAGACTCGCTGCCGTAAAGGAATTTCACAAAATTTTTAAACTGGGAATTGCTGAAAATCTGCGGGCTTCCCTGGGAGCTGAGAAAAACCGCTTACGTTACGAATTAATGAAAGAAGAGAACGAGGAATACCTGGAGGCAGCAAATAACGGAGATCTCACCGAAGTAGCTGATGCCCTGGGCGATATGTTATATGTTTTATGCGGAACCATTATTGAGCACGGACTGGAACATAAAATTGAAGCCGTTTTTGATGAAATTCAGCATAGTAATATGAGCAAGCTGGATGGAAACGGAAACCCAATGTATAACGAAAATGGAAAGGTGATTAAAGGACCGGATTATGTTAGACCAAATATAGCAAAAGTACTTAAGGATTAA
- a CDS encoding branched-chain amino acid aminotransferase, translating into MKYDTDQLEINKVQKSKIEEVNFDNLVFGEVFTDHMFECDYENGQWQNPKIKPYAPIQLDPSAKVFHYGQAVFEGMKAYKDENDQIWLFRPEENFKRINKSSARLAIPEFPEEFFFNGLEELLKLEKDWIKKGFGNSLYIRPFVIATEECVSANPATKYKFMIICSPAQAYYSGEVRVQFSEKYSRAADGGVGAAKAAGNYAAQFYPTNLAKEAGFQQIIWTDANTHDYLEEAGTMNIFFRIGDTLITAPTSDRILDGVTRKSVIDLAKDLNIEVEIRRVPVSEIVEAARKGKLKEIFGSGTATVINPIAGFGYKGEKFELPKMEDSYGKSFKDRLMKIQYNQAEDKHAWRHLVK; encoded by the coding sequence ATGAAATACGATACTGACCAGCTCGAAATTAACAAAGTCCAAAAATCTAAAATTGAAGAAGTAAATTTTGACAATCTGGTTTTTGGCGAAGTTTTCACAGATCATATGTTTGAATGTGATTATGAAAATGGACAATGGCAAAATCCTAAGATTAAGCCTTACGCCCCTATTCAACTGGATCCATCGGCTAAAGTATTTCATTACGGCCAGGCCGTTTTTGAAGGAATGAAGGCCTATAAAGATGAAAATGACCAGATTTGGCTTTTTAGACCAGAAGAAAATTTTAAAAGAATCAATAAATCCAGCGCTAGATTAGCAATTCCTGAATTTCCGGAAGAATTTTTCTTTAACGGACTGGAGGAGTTATTGAAACTGGAAAAAGACTGGATCAAAAAAGGTTTTGGAAACTCGCTTTACATTCGTCCATTTGTAATTGCTACCGAAGAATGCGTTTCTGCCAATCCTGCGACCAAATACAAATTTATGATTATTTGTTCTCCCGCCCAGGCTTATTATAGCGGCGAAGTGAGGGTTCAATTTTCAGAAAAATACAGCCGCGCTGCCGATGGGGGCGTTGGAGCTGCCAAAGCTGCCGGAAATTACGCCGCGCAGTTTTATCCTACCAACCTTGCCAAAGAAGCCGGTTTTCAACAAATAATCTGGACTGATGCTAATACGCACGATTATCTGGAAGAGGCCGGAACGATGAATATTTTCTTTAGAATTGGAGACACGCTTATTACCGCTCCTACCAGCGACAGAATTTTAGACGGGGTAACCCGAAAAAGTGTGATAGATCTTGCTAAAGATCTTAATATTGAAGTTGAAATTAGGAGGGTTCCAGTTTCTGAAATTGTTGAAGCCGCCAGAAAAGGCAAACTAAAGGAGATCTTTGGTTCGGGTACCGCAACGGTAATTAACCCAATTGCCGGCTTTGGATATAAAGGCGAAAAGTTTGAGCTTCCAAAAATGGAAGATTCCTACGGGAAATCTTTCAAAGACCGATTAATGAAAATTCAATATAACCAGGCTGAAGATAAGCATGCCTGGAGACATTTGGTGAAATAA